One segment of Eschrichtius robustus isolate mEscRob2 chromosome 3, mEscRob2.pri, whole genome shotgun sequence DNA contains the following:
- the LOC137762802 gene encoding protein piccolo-like, translating to MEQLKKKTLEVTVWDYDRFSSNDFLGEVLIDLSSTSHLDNTPRWYPLKEQTESIDHGKSHSSQSSQQSPKPSVIKSRSHGIFPDPSKDMQLPTTEKSHSNPGSSKSSSEGHLCSHGPSRSQSKTNVTQTHLEDARAAIAAAEAVVQQLRLQPTAHKSGQPNHARKQHRYSIAGVLPHSKNSV from the exons ATGGAACAG CTCAAGAAGAAAACACTGGAGGTGACAGTCTGGGATTATGATAGATTTTCTTCCAATGATTTTCTTGGTGAG GTATTGATTGATTTATCTAGCACATCTCACCTCGATAACACGCCTAGGTGGTATCCTCTCAAAGAACAGACTGAAAGCATTGATCATGGCAAGTCCCATTCCAGTCAAAGCAGCCAGCAGTCCCCAAAGCCATCTGTCATCAAAAGCAGAAGCCATGGTATCTTCCCTGACCCATCCAAGG ACATGCAGCTTCCCACCACTGAGAAATCCCATAGCAATCCCGGTAGCTCGAAATCCTCATCCGAAGGCCATCTCTGCTCTCATGGACCATCTCGCAGTCAAAGCAAAACCAACGTCACTCAGACCCACCTGGAAGATGCAAGGGCTGCTATAGCCGCTGCCGAAGCCGTCGTGCAACAACTCCGCCTTCAACCAA CAGCACATAAAAGCGGTCAGCCTAATCATGCCAGGAAGCAGCACAGATACAGCATAGCAGGAGTCCTCCCCCATTCAAAGAACTCAGTCTGA